A genomic window from Synechococcus sp. CBW1107 includes:
- a CDS encoding nucleoside triphosphate pyrophosphohydrolase family protein: protein MDLNDYQLQARTTARYPDVGANPIYPTLGLCGEAGEVADKVKKVLRDRGGVFEPQVVEDLALELGDVLWYVSQLASELGLGLDDVAQANLAKLEGRARRRTLGGSGDHR from the coding sequence ATGGATCTGAACGACTACCAGCTCCAGGCCCGCACCACGGCCCGCTACCCGGACGTGGGTGCCAATCCCATCTATCCCACCCTCGGACTCTGCGGTGAGGCCGGTGAGGTGGCCGACAAGGTCAAGAAAGTGCTGCGCGACCGTGGCGGGGTGTTCGAGCCCCAGGTGGTGGAGGATCTGGCCCTCGAACTCGGCGACGTTCTCTGGTACGTCTCGCAGCTGGCCAGCGAGCTGGGGCTTGGGCTCGACGACGTCGCCCAGGCCAATCTGGCCAAACTGGAGGGACGGGCCCGGCGCCGGACGCTCGGCGGCAGCGGCGATCACCGCTGA
- a CDS encoding YggT family protein → MMILSQILAVLAQTLSIYSLVLLVRVLLSWFPNLDWSNPVLSTVSSITDPYLNAFRGLIPPLGGLDLSAIIAFISLSLVQGLLGNLSGSLMGGFGY, encoded by the coding sequence ATGATGATCCTGAGCCAGATCCTGGCTGTGCTGGCACAGACCCTCAGCATCTACAGCCTGGTGCTGCTGGTGAGGGTGCTGCTGAGCTGGTTCCCCAACCTCGACTGGAGCAACCCGGTGCTGAGCACGGTGAGCTCCATCACCGATCCCTACCTCAACGCCTTTCGCGGCCTCATCCCCCCCCTGGGTGGCCTGGACCTTTCGGCGATCATTGCCTTCATCTCCCTGAGCCTGGTTCAGGGGCTGCTGGGCAACCTCAGCGGATCCCTGATGGGGGGGTTCGGCTACTGA
- the scpB gene encoding SMC-Scp complex subunit ScpB, whose product MSSASLSLPARLEAILYLKGRPLSLAELAEIASVGLSEPIERDAVELALITLMADYAHRDTALEIRQDGQRFSLQLRESHADLVQTLLPVDLSTATLRTLATVALKRRILQSDLVELRGSGAYDHIKELLAQDFIERRRQSDGRSYWISLSDKFHRTFAVTQVPEASPSPAGQAKGNTAA is encoded by the coding sequence ATGTCCAGCGCTTCCCTATCCCTGCCGGCCAGGCTCGAGGCGATTCTGTACCTCAAGGGCCGGCCCCTCAGCCTCGCCGAGCTGGCCGAGATCGCCTCCGTCGGCCTGAGTGAGCCGATCGAGCGCGACGCGGTCGAGCTGGCGCTGATCACCCTGATGGCCGACTACGCCCACCGGGACACGGCCCTGGAAATCCGCCAGGACGGCCAGCGCTTCAGTCTGCAGCTGCGTGAAAGCCACGCCGATCTGGTGCAGACGCTGCTGCCGGTGGACCTCTCCACCGCCACCCTGCGAACCCTGGCCACCGTGGCCCTCAAGCGCCGGATCCTGCAGTCGGACCTGGTGGAGCTGCGTGGATCGGGCGCCTACGACCACATCAAGGAACTGCTGGCCCAGGACTTCATCGAGCGGCGGCGCCAGAGCGATGGCCGTTCGTACTGGATCAGCCTCAGCGACAAGTTCCACCGGACCTTCGCCGTCACCCAGGTGCCCGAAGCGTCCCCCTCGCCGGCCGGGCAAGCGAAGGGCAACACAGCTGCATAG
- the ilvA gene encoding threonine ammonia-lyase, biosynthetic, whose product MDDTLQRILRARVYDVAIESPLDEAPNLSRRLGNTVLLKREDLQPVFSFKLRGAYNRMAQLTPAELERGVIAASAGNHAQGVALAAERLGCHAVIVMPLTTPAMKVGAVAARGAEVILHGDTYDEACQQARVLEEERGLTFIHPFDDPEVIAGQGTVGLEILRQCSAPPDAIYVAVGGGGLIAGIAAFIKNVWPQVEVIGVEPVDADAMTRSLAAGRRVSLEQVGLFADGVAVRQVGVHTFALAQRYVDAMVTVDTDEICAAIKDVFEDTRSILEPAGALAVAGMKADVQRRGLKQRTLVAVACGANMNFDRLRFVAERAELGEEREAMLAVEIPERPGSLRQLCELLGSRSLTEFSYRMADHRLAHIFLGVQIDGHRDTEALISQLGAGGFPCLDLSSNELAKLHLRHMVGGRLPEAACHAGAEPPRELLYRFEFPERPGALMAFVNALHPNWSISIFHYRNQGADVGRIVVGVQVEEQDSGAWELFLSGLGYRHWDETQNPAYRLFLGPASQPVPALA is encoded by the coding sequence TTTTCCTTCAAGCTGCGCGGGGCCTACAACCGCATGGCCCAGCTGACGCCGGCGGAACTGGAGCGTGGGGTGATCGCCGCCAGCGCCGGCAACCACGCCCAGGGCGTGGCCCTGGCGGCCGAGAGGCTGGGCTGCCACGCGGTGATCGTCATGCCGCTCACCACACCCGCGATGAAGGTGGGGGCCGTGGCCGCCCGCGGTGCCGAAGTGATCCTGCACGGTGACACCTACGACGAGGCATGCCAGCAGGCCAGGGTGCTGGAGGAGGAGCGGGGCCTCACCTTCATCCATCCCTTCGACGATCCGGAAGTGATCGCCGGCCAGGGGACCGTGGGCCTCGAAATCCTCCGCCAGTGCTCGGCTCCCCCCGATGCCATCTATGTGGCGGTGGGCGGCGGTGGGCTGATCGCCGGCATCGCCGCCTTCATCAAGAACGTCTGGCCCCAGGTGGAGGTGATCGGTGTCGAACCGGTGGATGCCGATGCCATGACACGCTCCCTGGCGGCGGGCCGGCGGGTGAGCCTCGAGCAGGTGGGTCTGTTCGCCGATGGGGTGGCCGTGCGCCAGGTGGGGGTGCACACCTTTGCCCTGGCCCAGCGCTATGTGGATGCCATGGTCACGGTGGACACCGATGAGATCTGCGCGGCGATCAAGGACGTCTTCGAGGACACCCGTTCGATCCTCGAGCCGGCCGGTGCTCTGGCGGTGGCCGGCATGAAGGCCGACGTGCAGCGACGAGGTCTGAAACAGCGAACCCTGGTGGCCGTGGCCTGCGGCGCCAACATGAATTTCGATCGCCTGCGCTTCGTGGCCGAGCGGGCCGAGCTGGGGGAGGAGCGTGAAGCGATGCTGGCGGTGGAGATCCCCGAACGTCCGGGCAGCCTGCGCCAGCTCTGCGAGCTGCTGGGCTCCCGCAGCCTGACCGAATTCAGCTACCGGATGGCGGATCACCGCCTGGCGCACATTTTCCTGGGAGTGCAGATCGACGGGCATCGCGACACGGAGGCCCTGATCAGCCAGCTGGGCGCCGGCGGCTTCCCGTGCCTCGACCTCAGCAGCAATGAACTGGCCAAGCTGCACCTGCGCCACATGGTGGGTGGGCGCCTGCCCGAAGCGGCCTGCCACGCCGGAGCCGAGCCGCCGCGGGAGCTGCTCTACCGCTTCGAGTTTCCCGAGCGGCCGGGCGCGCTGATGGCCTTTGTCAACGCCCTGCACCCCAACTGGTCGATCAGCATCTTCCACTACCGCAACCAGGGGGCCGACGTGGGTCGCATCGTGGTGGGGGTGCAGGTGGAGGAGCAGGATTCCGGCGCCTGGGAGCTCTTTCTCTCAGGCCTGGGTTACCGCCACTGGGACGAGACCCAGAACCCGGCGTACCGGCTGTTCCTCGGCCCGGCCAGCCAGCCTGTGCCGGCGCTGGCCTGA